In Onthophagus taurus isolate NC chromosome 6, IU_Otau_3.0, whole genome shotgun sequence, a genomic segment contains:
- the LOC111420338 gene encoding endocuticle structural glycoprotein SgAbd-5-like: MEMKIITVFICIGFFGYSNCLPPVQDSSKEATILQQDYNKHGNGNYKFQYQTSDGMSREENAELKNEGTDNEALVVQGSYSYVGSDGVTYTINYVADENGYRPTGEHIPQHNTIAQ; encoded by the exons atggaaatgaaaataataaccgtttttatttgtattggTTTCTTTGGATATTCTAATTGTTTACCGCCCGTTCAGGATTCTTCTAAGGAAGCTACAATTTTACAGCAGGATTATAATAAACATGGCAatggaaattataaatttca atatcaaACAAGTGATGGTATGAGTAGAGAAGAAAATGCGGAATTGAAAAATGAAGGAACCGATAATGAAGCTCTCGTAGTTCAAGGTTCATATTCTTATGTCGGTTCGGACGGTGTTACATACACGATTAATTATGTGGCCGATGAGAACGGGTACAGACCAACTGGCGAACATATTCCGCAACACAACACAATTGCTCAATGA
- the LOC111416290 gene encoding TATA box-binding protein-like 1, whose product MATAVQKNGMKPLPNGNGLVHKVSEGLTTLQESPSFHQQDNSIQKINQNLSSYQNDVADKIESDQLLPQPQQQQPEDAEPEIDIVINNVVCSFSVRCHLNLRDIALNGLNVEYRKENGMVTMKLRRPYTTASIWSSGKVTCTGATSEDQAKIAARRFARCLQKLGFNVRFNNYRVVNVLGTCSMPFAIRINSFSERHKEADYEPELHPGVTYKLKSPKATLKIFSTGSVTVTAPSVMDVQAAIEHIFPLVYEFRKERSPEDIQQAAKKRRTSNGPEAFFIETCSPENEEEEDVASDVSWD is encoded by the exons ATGGCCACAGCCGTTCAAAAAAACGGCATGAAACCACTACCGAACGGAAACGGGCTCGTCCATAAAGTATCAGAAGGTTTAACCACTCTTCAAGAATCACCTAGTTTTCATCAACAAGATAattcaatacaaaaaattaaccaaAACCTATCTTCCTATCAAAACGATGTCgcagataaaattgaaagcgATCAACTTTTACCGCAGCCGCAGCAGCAGCAGCCCGAGGACGCTGAACCAGAAATTGATATAGTGATAAACAACGTCGTGTGCAGTTTTAGTGTACGGTGTCATTTGAACTTGCGCGATATCGCTTTGAACGGATTGAACGTCGAGTATCGAAAGGAAAACGGCATGGTCACGATGAAGCTTAGAAGGCCGTACACGACGGCGAGCATTTGGTCCTCAGGTAAAGTGACGTGCACCGGAGCGACGAGCGAAGATCAGGCGAAGATCGCAGCTCGTAGGTTCGCGAGGTGTTTGCAAAAGTTGGGGTTTAATGTGCGGTTTAATAATTATCGGGTTGTGAACGTTTTGGGAACGTGTTCGATGCCATTTGCTATTAGAATAAATTCGTTTTCGGAACGACACAAAGAAGCCGA ttaCGAACCGGAACTTCATCCCGGCGTCACTTACAAACTGAAGAGTCCCAAAGCCACATTAAAAATCTTCTCAACGGGAAGTGTCACTGTTACAG CTCCTAGCGTAATGGATGTCCAAGCAGCAATCGAACACATTTTTCCGCTAGTTTATGAATTTCGCAAAGAGAGGTCGCCAGAAGATATTCAACAAGCGGCTAAGAAACGTAGAACATCAAACGGACCGGAAGCATTCTTTATAGAAACGTGTAGTCCAGAAAACGAGGAAGAAGAGGACGTGGCCAGTGACGTTTCATGGGATTAA